From Streptosporangiales bacterium, the proteins below share one genomic window:
- a CDS encoding ArsR family transcriptional regulator produces the protein MIELRLGELGLARVRFAIAPVHEATGAVRVLRSPARFPLHAGWLRWARSASERLDLAPLFEVLPPDGYIPDFLDPPPDSPVATFADALERARATPPRQVGKELRWALEQQPMTPTAARLLRRPGHSRDLLLDLLHDVWRALVEPHWPALHATLEADVLYRGRQLAAGGIDLVAADLHRNIRLVGDALRVRSRHTAHVDCRESGVILTPSVFITDRVNAMIDPPWQPTLYYPARGVGDLWSKPTTQDTAHAQRLFGATRAAVLFELSSTASTSRVARSLGLSVGSASEHLTVLRDAGLVASSRQGRRVLHSRTPLGDALVTALS, from the coding sequence GTGATCGAACTACGGCTCGGCGAGCTCGGCCTCGCCCGGGTGCGGTTCGCCATCGCGCCCGTCCACGAGGCCACAGGCGCCGTCCGGGTGCTGCGCTCGCCGGCCAGGTTCCCGCTGCACGCAGGCTGGCTGCGGTGGGCGCGCAGCGCGTCCGAGCGGCTCGACCTGGCCCCGCTGTTCGAGGTGCTGCCACCGGACGGCTACATCCCCGACTTCCTCGACCCGCCGCCGGACAGCCCGGTCGCGACGTTCGCCGACGCACTCGAACGGGCACGCGCCACGCCGCCGCGCCAGGTCGGCAAGGAGCTGCGGTGGGCGCTCGAGCAACAGCCGATGACCCCGACCGCGGCCCGGCTGCTCCGCCGGCCGGGGCACAGCAGAGACCTGTTGCTCGACCTGCTGCACGACGTCTGGCGGGCGCTGGTCGAGCCGCACTGGCCGGCGCTGCACGCCACCCTCGAGGCGGACGTGCTCTACCGCGGTCGCCAGCTCGCCGCGGGCGGCATCGACCTGGTGGCCGCGGACCTGCACCGCAACATCCGGCTCGTCGGGGACGCCCTGCGCGTGCGTTCCAGGCATACGGCACACGTCGACTGCCGCGAGTCCGGCGTGATCCTCACACCGAGCGTGTTCATCACCGACCGGGTGAACGCGATGATCGACCCGCCGTGGCAGCCGACGCTGTACTACCCGGCGCGCGGCGTAGGCGACCTGTGGTCGAAGCCGACGACGCAGGACACCGCGCACGCGCAACGGCTGTTCGGCGCGACGCGTGCGGCGGTGCTGTTCGAGCTCAGCAGTACGGCCTCCACGTCCAGGGTGGCACGCTCGCTCGGACTGTCCGTCGGCAGCGCCAGCGAGCACCTCACCGTGTTGCGCGATGCGGGCCTGGTCGCCAGCTCCCGGCAGGGACGCCGGGTGCTGCACTCCCGCACCCCGCTCGGCGACGCACTCGTCACCGCGCTCAGCTAG
- a CDS encoding MFS transporter has protein sequence MTITVDANQQQDVPTPAQGEAMTGTRPSLRLVTIGMLTLVTLIAFEAMAVATAMPAVAKAMDAVGAYGLAVSAFLAMSLFGTVISGYVSDRVGPRLPLLIGLASFTAGLLASGFAPVFAVFVFGRALAGVSAGLISVAIYVLIGHAYPADYRPKIFAWFSAAWVLPALIGPAVAGWLTDAVSWRVIFLGVPPIAIPAALALLPALRSTSQQARWTSVRPWRRILAGAGVALAATALQWGAERLGSGTGIAATAVGVVALGGTLAVLLPAGTARLRRGLPALIATRGLLTMSFFGADVFIPLMLVTHRGLSPAIAGIALTSGALGWSLGAWVQARVHTDAGHSRMLQFGSYVVAIGSLLLAVVVLGLPSWVILAVWIVAGVGMGAAMSSGSVLLLNLSDPAEQGTNSSHLQLADSLGGVLGVGVGGAIFAAAHAQGPVSSTIFAGIWIVLAVAGVGAGLSARRTLRAT, from the coding sequence ATGACGATCACGGTCGACGCGAACCAGCAGCAGGACGTACCCACGCCGGCGCAGGGGGAGGCGATGACCGGCACGCGGCCGTCGCTTCGCCTCGTCACCATCGGCATGCTCACCCTCGTGACGCTCATCGCGTTCGAGGCGATGGCCGTCGCGACGGCGATGCCCGCGGTGGCCAAGGCGATGGACGCGGTGGGCGCGTACGGCCTCGCGGTGTCGGCGTTCCTCGCGATGAGCCTGTTCGGCACGGTGATCAGCGGCTACGTCAGCGACCGGGTGGGTCCGCGGTTGCCGCTGCTGATCGGCCTGGCGAGCTTCACCGCCGGCCTGCTGGCGAGCGGGTTCGCGCCGGTTTTCGCGGTGTTCGTGTTCGGGCGGGCGCTGGCCGGGGTGAGCGCCGGGCTGATCTCCGTCGCCATCTACGTGCTGATCGGGCACGCCTACCCGGCGGACTACCGGCCGAAGATCTTCGCCTGGTTCTCCGCGGCATGGGTGCTGCCCGCGCTGATCGGTCCCGCCGTCGCCGGCTGGCTGACCGACGCGGTGAGCTGGCGGGTGATCTTCCTCGGGGTGCCGCCGATCGCGATACCGGCGGCGTTGGCGCTGCTGCCGGCACTGCGTAGCACCTCGCAGCAGGCCCGGTGGACGTCGGTGCGGCCGTGGCGCAGAATCCTGGCGGGCGCAGGCGTCGCGCTGGCGGCGACCGCCCTGCAGTGGGGCGCGGAACGCCTCGGCAGCGGTACCGGCATCGCGGCGACGGCCGTCGGTGTGGTCGCGCTCGGCGGGACCCTCGCCGTGCTGCTGCCGGCAGGCACCGCGCGGTTGCGGCGCGGCCTGCCCGCGCTGATCGCCACGCGCGGTCTGCTCACCATGAGCTTCTTCGGCGCGGACGTCTTCATCCCGCTGATGCTCGTCACCCACCGCGGGCTGTCGCCGGCGATCGCGGGGATCGCGCTGACCAGCGGCGCGCTCGGGTGGAGCCTCGGCGCGTGGGTGCAGGCCCGGGTGCATACCGACGCCGGGCACAGCAGGATGCTGCAGTTCGGCTCGTACGTGGTCGCCATCGGCTCGCTGCTGCTTGCAGTGGTGGTGCTCGGCCTGCCCAGCTGGGTGATCCTGGCGGTCTGGATCGTCGCGGGCGTCGGCATGGGCGCGGCGATGTCCAGCGGCTCGGTGCTGCTGCTGAACCTGTCCGACCCGGCCGAGCAGGGCACGAACTCCTCGCACCTGCAGCTGGCGGACTCGCTCGGCGGCGTCCTCGGGGTGGGCGTCGGCGGTGCGATCTTCGCGGCCGCGCACGCGCAGGGGCCGGTCAGCTCGACCATCTTCGCCGGGATCTGGATCGTGCTCGCGGTGGCGGGCGTCGGCGCGGGACTGTCCGCCAGGCGCACGCTGCGCGCGACCTAG
- a CDS encoding VOC family protein encodes MATDLQITFDSPDPARIAAFWAAALGYVVQPPPPGFDSWEAWLRQMGVPEERFNSASAVIDPDGNGPRIFIQQVPEPKIAKNRVHLDLKVGGGPGTPMDQRKAAIDAEADRLVGLGATLVRPVEEMGQYCVVMQDPDGNEFCVD; translated from the coding sequence ATGGCTACCGACCTGCAGATCACCTTCGACAGTCCCGACCCGGCGCGCATCGCCGCGTTCTGGGCGGCCGCGCTCGGCTACGTCGTGCAGCCACCGCCGCCCGGCTTCGACTCCTGGGAGGCCTGGCTGCGACAGATGGGCGTGCCCGAGGAACGGTTCAACAGTGCTTCGGCCGTCATCGACCCGGACGGCAATGGGCCGCGCATCTTCATCCAGCAGGTGCCGGAACCGAAGATCGCGAAGAACCGGGTGCACCTCGACCTCAAGGTGGGCGGTGGTCCTGGCACGCCGATGGACCAACGCAAGGCGGCCATCGATGCCGAGGCGGACCGGCTCGTCGGCCTCGGCGCCACCCTCGTCCGCCCGGTCGAGGAGATGGGCCAGTACTGCGTCGTCATGCAGGATCCGGACGGCAACGAGTTCTGCGTGGACTAG
- a CDS encoding pyridoxal-phosphate dependent enzyme produces MQETRLDIARIRAARRVIDPIFLDTPLYRCEALEPELGCTVSIKLETANPVRSFKARGTEVIASRLVDSGSRAVVCASAGNLGQALAWSGRGRGLDVAVVASRAAPTAKLDRIRALDASLELVDGDFDLARERAAAVAQGHGIRLVEDSLDIETCEGAATIGLELVDTVPAYDTVLIALGGGALATGVGHVVKAQAPEVEVICVQPLGAPAMTRSWHERRVVTTDSTDTIADGVAGRRPIPAVLDDLLLVADDAVLVQEASIITGMRMLHDHAGLVVEPSAALGIAAILEDRDRFADRHVVTIVCGSNVDVDAYHRWVGAARTSPRRTRCRPDPA; encoded by the coding sequence GTGCAGGAAACGCGCCTCGACATTGCTCGGATCCGGGCGGCTCGGCGGGTGATCGACCCGATCTTTCTGGACACTCCGCTGTACCGCTGCGAGGCGCTGGAGCCCGAACTCGGGTGCACGGTGAGCATCAAGCTGGAAACGGCGAACCCGGTCCGCAGCTTCAAGGCCCGCGGCACCGAGGTGATCGCGAGCCGCCTCGTCGACAGCGGCTCGCGAGCCGTGGTGTGCGCCAGCGCGGGCAACCTTGGCCAAGCCCTCGCCTGGTCCGGCCGCGGCCGGGGGCTCGACGTCGCTGTCGTGGCATCCCGCGCTGCGCCTACGGCCAAGCTGGATCGCATCCGCGCACTGGACGCCAGCTTGGAGCTGGTGGACGGCGACTTCGACCTGGCTCGCGAGCGGGCGGCGGCCGTCGCGCAGGGCCACGGCATCCGGCTGGTCGAAGACAGCCTGGACATCGAGACCTGCGAGGGCGCGGCGACCATCGGCCTGGAACTGGTGGACACCGTGCCGGCGTACGACACCGTCCTGATTGCCCTCGGCGGCGGGGCGCTGGCCACCGGTGTGGGTCATGTGGTGAAGGCCCAGGCGCCCGAAGTCGAGGTGATCTGCGTCCAGCCGCTTGGCGCACCGGCGATGACGCGCTCCTGGCACGAACGGCGCGTCGTCACCACCGACTCGACCGATACCATCGCCGACGGCGTCGCCGGCCGGCGTCCCATCCCGGCCGTCCTCGACGACCTCCTGCTGGTCGCAGACGACGCCGTCCTGGTCCAGGAGGCGTCGATCATCACCGGTATGCGGATGCTCCACGACCACGCCGGCCTCGTCGTCGAACCGTCGGCCGCGCTCGGCATCGCGGCGATCCTCGAAGACCGTGACCGCTTCGCCGACCGGCACGTGGTCACCATCGTGTGCGGCAGCAACGTGGACGTGGACGCCTATCACCGCTGGGTCGGCGCGGCCCGCACTAGTCCACGCAGAACTCGTTGCCGTCCGGATCCTGCATGA
- a CDS encoding DUF21 domain-containing protein, protein MIAVLREVGLILLFVLIGGVFAAAEIALVSLRDGQLSRLALRGRRGARVARLAADPNRFLSAVQIGVTVMGFLSAAFGGATIASRVAPLFTGVGLTEAVANTAALVLVTIAISYVSIVLGELAAKRLALQRAEGFALALAPLVDRIAVVLRPVIWLLSKSTDVVVRVLGGDPNAQREEMSEQELREVVSGHETLGTEERHIVTEVFRAVDRQVREVMVPRTEVDFLDADDPLPDAVAFARGRQRSRYPVIRGSADDVAGFVHVRDLFDRDANTRATTVGDLVREIVLLPWSAKVLPTLSRMRRGGAHVAVVVDEYGGTAGIVTLEDLIEVLVGDIRDEYDREEDAATQLAGGDIEVDGLLNLEDFSDTTGIRIPDGPYETVAGFVIAQLGYLPQVGESVQVDHARLVVSAVQGRRIAKLRVVTATPAARQQGR, encoded by the coding sequence GTGATCGCGGTACTCCGCGAGGTCGGGCTCATCCTGCTCTTCGTGCTGATCGGCGGGGTGTTCGCCGCGGCGGAGATCGCGCTCGTCTCGCTGCGGGACGGTCAGCTCAGCCGGCTCGCACTCCGCGGCCGCCGCGGGGCACGGGTCGCCAGGCTCGCCGCCGACCCCAACAGGTTCCTGTCCGCAGTGCAGATCGGCGTGACGGTGATGGGGTTCCTGTCCGCCGCGTTCGGCGGCGCCACCATCGCGTCCAGGGTCGCGCCGCTGTTCACCGGCGTCGGCCTCACCGAGGCCGTCGCCAACACCGCCGCCCTGGTGCTGGTCACCATCGCCATCTCGTACGTCTCGATCGTGCTCGGCGAGCTCGCCGCGAAGCGCCTCGCCCTGCAGCGCGCCGAGGGCTTCGCGCTCGCCCTCGCGCCGCTCGTCGACCGGATCGCGGTGGTGCTGCGCCCGGTGATCTGGCTGCTGTCCAAGTCCACCGACGTGGTCGTCCGCGTGCTCGGCGGCGACCCGAACGCGCAGCGCGAGGAGATGTCCGAGCAGGAGCTGCGCGAGGTGGTGTCCGGGCACGAGACGCTCGGCACGGAGGAACGCCACATCGTGACGGAAGTGTTCCGCGCGGTCGACCGCCAGGTGCGTGAGGTGATGGTGCCGCGCACCGAGGTCGACTTCCTGGACGCCGACGACCCGCTGCCCGACGCGGTCGCGTTCGCCCGCGGCCGCCAGCGGTCGCGCTACCCCGTCATCCGCGGCTCCGCCGACGACGTCGCCGGCTTCGTGCACGTACGCGACCTCTTCGACCGGGATGCGAACACCCGGGCGACGACCGTCGGCGACCTGGTCCGCGAGATCGTGTTGCTGCCGTGGAGCGCGAAGGTCCTCCCCACCCTGTCGCGGATGCGCCGTGGGGGCGCACACGTCGCCGTGGTCGTCGACGAGTACGGCGGCACGGCCGGCATCGTCACCCTGGAGGACCTGATCGAGGTCCTCGTCGGGGACATCCGCGACGAGTACGACCGGGAGGAGGACGCGGCGACCCAGCTCGCCGGCGGCGACATCGAGGTCGACGGCCTGCTGAACCTCGAGGACTTCTCCGACACCACCGGCATCCGCATCCCGGACGGGCCGTACGAGACGGTCGCCGGCTTCGTCATCGCCCAGCTCGGCTACCTCCCGCAGGTGGGCGAGTCCGTCCAGGTGGACCACGCGCGGCTGGTCGTCAGCGCAGTGCAGGGCCGCCGGATCGCCAAGCTCCGCGTCGTCACCGCGACCCCGGCAGCGCGGCAGCAGGGACGGTGA
- a CDS encoding SDR family oxidoreductase has protein sequence MATSTPDRAALVTGGSGGIGRAVAQRLAADGLAVAVHYAGNEASAAETVATITAAGGSAIAVCGDVADEGDMSAAFDAVESAFGGVDVVVNTAGLMILAPIATLDLDDLDRMHRTNIRGTFVVAQQAARRVRAGGAIVNFSTSVTRTQFPTYGGYVASKAAVDGMTLILARELRGKDITVNAVAPGPTATRLFLDGKDQQTVDNLANAVPLERLGRPEDIAAAVSFLAGPARWVNGQVIYANGGLA, from the coding sequence GGCTCGCGGCGGACGGGCTGGCCGTCGCCGTGCACTACGCCGGCAACGAGGCCAGCGCCGCCGAGACGGTCGCGACGATCACCGCGGCCGGCGGCAGCGCCATCGCCGTCTGCGGCGACGTCGCCGACGAAGGTGACATGAGTGCGGCGTTCGACGCGGTCGAGTCCGCGTTCGGCGGCGTCGACGTGGTCGTGAACACGGCCGGGCTCATGATCCTCGCGCCGATCGCGACGCTGGACCTCGACGACCTCGACCGGATGCACCGCACGAACATCCGCGGCACGTTCGTCGTCGCGCAGCAGGCGGCCAGGCGGGTGCGCGCGGGCGGGGCGATCGTGAACTTCTCCACCTCGGTCACCCGCACGCAGTTCCCGACGTACGGCGGCTACGTCGCGAGCAAGGCGGCCGTGGACGGCATGACGCTCATCCTCGCCCGCGAGCTGCGGGGCAAGGACATCACCGTGAACGCGGTCGCGCCGGGGCCCACCGCTACCCGGTTGTTCCTCGACGGCAAGGATCAGCAGACCGTCGACAACCTGGCGAACGCCGTGCCGCTCGAGCGCCTCGGCCGGCCCGAGGACATCGCCGCGGCGGTGTCGTTCCTCGCCGGTCCGGCCCGGTGGGTCAACGGTCAGGTGATCTACGCCAACGGCGGCCTCGCCTGA